In Kineococcus rhizosphaerae, the genomic stretch GTCATGTACGCAGTTACCACCGGCGTGGTCATCATTGCCTTCGGTCCCGACGCGGTCGTCGCGGCGACCGGTGCTGACCCCACTGGTGCCATGCTCGGCAGTTTCAGACTGTACCTAGGGCAGGTGGCGGTGGATATCGTCAACGTCTTGCTGTGTAGCAGCATTTTCGCGGCCGTTCTGGCAACCCACAACGTGTGTGCCCGCTACCTCTACTCTCTCAGTGTTGACGCTGTCCTGCCCCGCTCTCTGAGCGTCGTCCATCCTCGACACGCGTCGCCCCACCGAGCCTCGGTTGCAGTCAGTGCTCTCGTCTTTCTGGCCACCGCCGTCCTGCTGACGATCAACCTCGAACCGTTGCGCCTCTACGCTGCGTTGGTCGGCATCGGGGGCTATGCCCTTCTCTTCCTTCTGCTGTGCACAGCGGTCGCCGTTATTCCATACCTCACCAGGATGCGCCGTCAGGGGCGCGCCATAAGCCCGGCCGCGAGCGTCGCCGCCCCGGGGCTGTCAGCGATGGGCCTTGCCTTTGTCTTGGCTCTAGCCTCGCGGAACGTAGCAGTTCTCTTCGGGGCTACGCAGGCCGCATCCAACGTCCTACTAGCGGTGGTCTACGGCCTGGTTCTCGTAGGAGTGGTGTACGGGCTATGGCTGCGTTCCCGCAAGCCCGAGGTCTATCAGCGCATCGGTCGCCAAGACATCTAGAGACCCATCACGGAGGACAACGTGAAGAACCCGTCGCCCATTCCACTACCCCGAGTCGTCATCCTTGGTGCCGGGTTGATGGGGAGCGCCATCGCCCGGGAGCTCCTGCGTCTCGGCTGCAGCGTCGACGTCTGGAACAGAACACCAGCCAAGACCACTCCACTGGTCCAAGAGGGCGCCGGTACTGGGACGCTTCAATCGGTCATGACCGGCCCTGCCCTGGTCCTGCTGTGCCTGTCCAACTACGAGACAGCACGTGCTGTTCTGGCGGAGGCCGAGGAGCCGTTGCGGGATGCCGCCCTCGTCAACCTCGTCACGGGGTCCCCCACCGAAGCGGAAGAATTCAGCTCGTGGGCCTCCGAGCGGGGAGCGAGATACCTCGATGGGGCCATCGAGGCTTACCCCAACGACATCGGTCAAAGCACCACGCTGGTCAACTATTCAGGTCATGTCGACGTGTGGACCGACCACCGCGAACTCCTTCTAGCGATTGCCGGGGCGTCGACCTACGTGGGTGAGAGGCCCGGCGCTGCCAACGTGCTTGACGCGGCGATGGCCGGGAGTTTCTACAACGTCTCCATCGGTGCCTTCTTGGAGGCGCAATCGTATGCGTTGTCGCAGGGGGTAACCCCCCAACAGCTGCGGTCCGGACTGCCGTACTGGTTGGAACTACTGCGGCGCTCCCTTGAGGAGGGAATCAGCGCCGTCGAAGGCGGTGTCTACGACACCGACCAGGCGACGTTGGTCGTCTATCACGACGCGGTCCGGTCGTGGTTGTCTACGGTGAACCATGCTGATCAACGATCAACGCTACTGACCGCAAATGAGGAAAGCCTTAGGTCGGCGGTGGCTGCCGGCCATGGACCTCGCTCGATCTTTGCGCAGCACCTACTTACCAGCAAGAGCGTCTTCTCATGACCCATCGATTGCCCCGAACAACAACCGCCCCCAAGCCCAATCCCGCGGACCAAGGAGTAACACCGTGAGTGCTTTGACGACGTTGCCAGCAGACACCGACGTCCGCCAAGTTGTCGACATCATCGAACGCGACGGCGGCGTGATCGTGGCAGGCTTCCTGCACGCGGACGGGCTCGTCCGCCTACGCAAAGAGGTCAATGCCGCCCTGGACGAGATCCGTCCGGGCGAAGACGCCGCCTTCGCGGGTACCCGAACCCGTCGAGCGGGTCGCTTGTTTGCCCGGTCCACCATGATGGTAGACATTGCCCGCCACCCGCTCTATCTCGGTGCAGCCCGCGCGATCCTGCAGAAGCCGGTCGACGTCTGGTTTGGTCAGGAACGGACGACGGTCACACCTGGCATCCAGATCGGCATGACCCAGGCCATCCGGATCTGTCCCGGTCAGGGGACCCAGCCGCTGCACCGTGACGACACCTCCTTTCTCTGGCGCCACCCCGATTACGGTCGCGAGGGACGGCTGCAGATCATGGTCGCGGTCAACGACTTCACCCAGGAGAACGGCGCCACCCGCGTCATCCCCGGTAGTCACCGCTGGGATGATGAGCGGATGCCCCTAAATGAGGAGACGGTCCCGGCGGCCATGGCCGCGGGTTCGGCGTTGCTTTGGATTGGGTCGACCTACCACGGCGGCGGCAACAATGTCTCCACTGGAGACCGCACCGGGGTGACGATGTCGTTCGACCTGTCGAATCTTCGCCAGGAAGAGAACCAGTATCTGTCTTTGTCACCCGAGGTCGTCTCGGCTCTGCCCCAGGACGTGCAGCGACTCCTCGGGTGGAGCTCCGGGGACAATTTTATGGGCTACATTGAAGTGGGCGGCCAGATGACCGACCCAAACTTCCTGGTCGCCACTTCCTGAGCACTCTCATCCCCGGACCTATCTGGTGCGGGCCCTCTCCGTTCGTGACGCACTCCCTCAGGAGGAACCGCTGTGTCAGCTACTGCCGCTGAGAACTTCGCTGATCGACCCGTAGCCCTGGTGACGGGTGCTGGCAGCGGCATCGGGCGCGCCGTGTCGCTCGACCTGGTACGGACCCACCGCATCGCCGTCGTCGACCGCGACGCAGCAGCGGCGGCGGCCGTCGTCGCTGCCGCCGGGGGAGTAGGCCACGCTGAGGCGTACGCGGTGGACGTGACGGAGGAAGAGTCGCTGCAGGACGCGGTGCGCCGCGTCCTGCAGACCTTTGGCCGGCTCGACGCCGTGGCGGCCTGCGCCGGCATTGCCAGCGGCGGTACCGTCGAGACCACGACGCTGGGCGACTGGCACCGCACACTGGCCGTGAACCTCACCGGGGTGTTCCTCACCGCCCGCGTGACCGTTCCGCACCTTCGCGCGACGAGGGGCTCGTTCACGGCGATCGCTTC encodes the following:
- a CDS encoding phytanoyl-CoA dioxygenase family protein; the protein is MTTLPADTDVRQVVDIIERDGGVIVAGFLHADGLVRLRKEVNAALDEIRPGEDAAFAGTRTRRAGRLFARSTMMVDIARHPLYLGAARAILQKPVDVWFGQERTTVTPGIQIGMTQAIRICPGQGTQPLHRDDTSFLWRHPDYGREGRLQIMVAVNDFTQENGATRVIPGSHRWDDERMPLNEETVPAAMAAGSALLWIGSTYHGGGNNVSTGDRTGVTMSFDLSNLRQEENQYLSLSPEVVSALPQDVQRLLGWSSGDNFMGYIEVGGQMTDPNFLVATS
- a CDS encoding SDR family oxidoreductase, with translation MTGAGSGIGRAVSLDLVRTHRIAVVDRDAAAAAAVVAAAGGVGHAEAYAVDVTEEESLQDAVRRVLQTFGRLDAVAACAGIASGGTVETTTLGDWHRTLAVNLTGVFLTARVTVPHLRATRGSFTAIASDAGTTGAMDMAAYTASKHAVLGLVRGMALDFGRDGVRSNVVCPGFVETPMARGIFADAPEGTEEFYRELIPLGRFAEAEDVAAVVRHLVESRYTNGHAYAIDGGSTAGYYRNPAAPFVAATGGSHGEH
- a CDS encoding NAD(P)-dependent oxidoreductase, which produces MKNPSPIPLPRVVILGAGLMGSAIARELLRLGCSVDVWNRTPAKTTPLVQEGAGTGTLQSVMTGPALVLLCLSNYETARAVLAEAEEPLRDAALVNLVTGSPTEAEEFSSWASERGARYLDGAIEAYPNDIGQSTTLVNYSGHVDVWTDHRELLLAIAGASTYVGERPGAANVLDAAMAGSFYNVSIGAFLEAQSYALSQGVTPQQLRSGLPYWLELLRRSLEEGISAVEGGVYDTDQATLVVYHDAVRSWLSTVNHADQRSTLLTANEESLRSAVAAGHGPRSIFAQHLLTSKSVFS